A region from the Sphingopyxis lindanitolerans genome encodes:
- a CDS encoding adenosylmethionine--8-amino-7-oxononanoate transaminase, which yields MTNSPIWHPFTQHGLGDPIPLIARADGACLYDADGQRWIDAISSWWVTTHGHGHPRIMAAIREQSEKLDQLIFAGWTHEPAETLAAELIRITPDPLTRVFFSDSGSTSVEVALKMALGYWFNIGEARSRILVMEHSYHGDTIGAMSVGERGVYNRAWQPLLFDVGTIPFPRDGQEQASLDALEAACAQKPAAFIVEPLILGAGGMLVYPAWVLAEMRAICARHGVLFIADEVMTGWGRTGTRFACDQAGVTPDIVCLSKGLTGGAIPLAVTLCIEPIFAAHFSADRSKTFYHSSSYTANPIACAAAGANLAIWRDEPVQHRIDALADAQAAHLSLLAHDPRVRNPRRLGTIAALDIAVPDSGYLSTLAPRLIAYYRDRGVLLRPLGNTVYVMPPYCITPDDLAQVWAAIAGSLDEL from the coding sequence ATGACGAATAGCCCCATCTGGCACCCCTTCACCCAGCACGGCCTCGGCGATCCGATTCCGCTGATCGCCCGCGCCGACGGCGCGTGCCTCTACGACGCCGACGGCCAGCGCTGGATCGACGCGATCTCGAGCTGGTGGGTCACCACCCACGGCCACGGCCACCCGCGCATCATGGCCGCGATCCGCGAACAGAGCGAAAAGCTCGACCAGCTCATCTTCGCCGGCTGGACCCACGAGCCCGCCGAGACCCTCGCCGCCGAGCTGATCCGCATCACCCCCGACCCGCTGACTCGCGTCTTCTTCTCGGACTCGGGTTCGACCAGCGTCGAGGTCGCGCTGAAAATGGCGCTCGGCTATTGGTTCAACATCGGCGAGGCGCGCAGCCGCATCCTGGTGATGGAGCACAGCTATCACGGCGACACAATCGGCGCGATGTCGGTCGGCGAACGCGGCGTCTATAACCGCGCCTGGCAGCCCCTGCTGTTCGACGTCGGCACCATCCCCTTCCCGCGCGATGGACAGGAACAGGCAAGCCTCGACGCGCTCGAAGCCGCCTGCGCACAAAAGCCCGCCGCCTTCATCGTCGAGCCGCTGATCCTCGGCGCCGGCGGGATGCTGGTCTATCCCGCCTGGGTGCTGGCCGAGATGCGCGCGATCTGCGCCCGCCACGGCGTGCTGTTCATCGCCGACGAAGTGATGACCGGCTGGGGCCGCACCGGCACCCGCTTCGCCTGCGATCAGGCGGGGGTGACCCCCGACATCGTCTGCCTGTCGAAGGGGCTGACCGGCGGCGCGATCCCGCTTGCCGTCACCCTCTGTATCGAACCGATCTTCGCCGCCCATTTTTCGGCGGACCGCAGCAAGACCTTCTATCATTCGTCGAGCTACACCGCGAACCCGATCGCCTGCGCCGCCGCGGGCGCCAATCTCGCCATCTGGCGCGACGAGCCCGTCCAGCACCGCATCGACGCGCTCGCCGACGCGCAGGCCGCGCATCTGTCGCTGCTCGCCCACGACCCGCGCGTTCGGAACCCCCGCCGCCTCGGCACGATCGCCGCGCTCGACATCGCCGTGCCGGACTCGGGCTATCTCTCCACCCTCGCCCCGCGCCTGATCGCTTATTACCGCGACCGCGGCGTCCTCCTCCGCCCACTCGGCAATACCGTCTACGTCATGCCCCCCTATTGCATCACCCCCGACGATCTGGCGCAGGTGTGGGCCGCAATCGCGGGTTCGCTGGACGAGCTTTAA
- a CDS encoding ParA family protein, whose product MRVLALASQKGGSGKTTLSGHLAVQAQLAGAGPVVLIDIDPQGSLADWWNERETDLPAFAQTTVARLASDLEILRQQGFKLAVIDTPPAITMAIQSVISVAELIVVPTRPSPHDLRAVGATVDLCERAGKPLVFVVNGATPKAKITSEAAVALSQHGTVAPITLHHRTDYAASMIDGRTVMEVDPNGRSAEEIRQLWTYINDRLEKNFRRTIFSSPMPAQPGYGTVRPMGGGFGRRIAGQ is encoded by the coding sequence GTGCGCGTTTTGGCATTGGCTTCACAGAAAGGCGGGTCGGGAAAGACCACCCTGTCGGGGCACCTTGCGGTGCAGGCGCAGCTCGCCGGCGCCGGGCCGGTGGTGCTCATCGACATCGACCCGCAAGGCTCGCTCGCCGATTGGTGGAACGAGCGCGAAACCGACCTTCCGGCCTTTGCGCAGACCACCGTCGCGCGGCTGGCCTCCGACCTCGAGATCTTGCGCCAGCAGGGCTTCAAGCTGGCGGTCATCGATACGCCGCCGGCGATCACCATGGCGATCCAGAGCGTGATTTCGGTCGCCGAGCTGATCGTCGTCCCGACCCGCCCCAGCCCGCACGACCTGCGCGCCGTCGGCGCCACCGTCGACCTGTGCGAACGCGCGGGCAAGCCGTTGGTGTTCGTCGTCAACGGTGCGACCCCCAAGGCGAAGATCACCAGCGAGGCCGCGGTCGCGCTGTCGCAGCACGGCACCGTCGCGCCGATCACGCTGCACCATCGCACCGATTATGCCGCGTCGATGATCGACGGCCGCACGGTGATGGAAGTCGATCCCAACGGCCGATCGGCCGAGGAAATCCGCCAGCTGTGGACCTATATCAACGATCGGCTGGAAAAGAATTTCCGCCGCACCATCTTCTCCTCGCCGATGCCCGCGCAGCCGGGCTATGGCACCGTCCGCCCGATGGGCGGTGGCTTCGGCCGCCGCATCGCTGGCCAGTAA
- the miaA gene encoding tRNA (adenosine(37)-N6)-dimethylallyltransferase MiaA — MASPSVSSIRGRPPVVLIAGPTASGKSALAVAVAKACGDAIVVNADASQVYADLAILSARPTTAEMGGVPHHLFGHIDAAEAHNVARWAAEARDAIGRAHAAGNIPILVGGTGLYLRTLLFGIAPVPAIDPDIRAAVRALPVPEAHAALVQADPEAAARLNPADTTRVARALEVVRATGRTLGDWQQAREGGIIDAITLAPLVLLPPRDELRERCDRRLVQMFEQGAIAEVEALLARDLDPDLPAMRAIGVPQIAAYLAGAIGRDDALTQAQAATRQYAKRQFTWLRHQPPADWLRHAMSLNIDSIYELAIILRNRLLTR, encoded by the coding sequence ATGGCTTCTCCTTCTGTCTCTTCCATTCGCGGGCGACCGCCCGTCGTGCTTATCGCCGGACCCACGGCCAGCGGCAAGAGCGCTTTGGCGGTCGCGGTCGCGAAAGCCTGTGGCGACGCGATCGTCGTCAACGCCGACGCGAGCCAGGTCTATGCCGACCTCGCCATCCTGTCGGCGCGCCCGACGACGGCGGAGATGGGCGGCGTTCCTCACCATCTCTTCGGCCATATCGACGCAGCCGAGGCGCATAATGTCGCGCGCTGGGCGGCCGAAGCACGCGATGCGATCGGCCGCGCCCACGCGGCGGGGAATATTCCCATCCTCGTCGGCGGCACCGGCCTCTATCTGCGCACCTTGCTGTTCGGCATCGCCCCGGTGCCCGCGATCGACCCCGACATCCGCGCCGCCGTCCGCGCGCTGCCGGTCCCCGAAGCCCATGCCGCGCTGGTCCAGGCCGATCCCGAAGCCGCCGCGCGGCTGAACCCCGCCGACACCACCCGCGTCGCCCGCGCGCTCGAGGTCGTCCGCGCGACCGGCCGCACGCTCGGCGACTGGCAGCAGGCGCGTGAGGGCGGCATCATCGATGCGATCACCCTCGCCCCGCTGGTCCTCCTCCCCCCGCGCGATGAACTGCGCGAACGGTGCGACCGGCGCCTCGTCCAGATGTTCGAGCAGGGCGCGATCGCCGAGGTCGAGGCGTTGCTGGCCCGCGATCTCGACCCCGATCTTCCCGCGATGCGCGCGATCGGCGTGCCGCAGATCGCGGCTTACCTCGCCGGCGCGATCGGCCGCGACGACGCGCTGACGCAGGCGCAGGCCGCCACCCGCCAATATGCCAAGCGCCAATTCACCTGGTTACGCCACCAGCCGCCCGCCGATTGGCTGCGCCACGCAATGTCATTAAACATCGATTCCATCTATGAATTAGCAATAATATTGCGTAATAGACTGTTGACAAGATAG
- the ilvC gene encoding ketol-acid reductoisomerase, with translation MQVYYDRDADQDLIKNKKVAILGYGSQGHAHAQNLRDSGVREVAIALRPGSATAKKAEGAGFKVLSNKEAAAWADVIMIAAPDELQAKIYYDDLADHLKPGAALAFAHGLNIHFGLIEARDDIDVFMVAPKGPGHTVRSEYQRGGGVPCLIAVAQEASGNSGNGHAKALALSYASAVGGGRSGIIETTFKEECETDLFGEQAVLCGGVTHLIQAGFETLVEAGYAPEMAYFECLHETKLIVDLLYEGGIANMRYSISNTAEYGDIKTGPRIITDETKAEMKRVLADITSGRFVKDFVLDNQAGQPELKASRKAAAAHPIEQTGAQLRAMMPWIAKNKLVDKAVN, from the coding sequence ATGCAGGTTTACTACGATCGCGACGCCGACCAGGATCTGATCAAGAACAAGAAGGTCGCCATCCTCGGCTATGGCAGCCAGGGCCACGCCCATGCGCAGAATCTCCGCGACAGCGGCGTGCGCGAGGTCGCGATCGCGCTTCGTCCGGGTTCGGCGACCGCGAAGAAGGCCGAAGGCGCGGGTTTCAAGGTGCTGTCGAACAAGGAAGCCGCCGCCTGGGCCGATGTCATCATGATCGCCGCTCCCGACGAATTGCAGGCGAAAATCTATTATGACGACCTCGCCGACCATCTGAAGCCCGGCGCCGCGCTCGCGTTCGCGCATGGCCTCAACATCCATTTCGGGCTGATCGAGGCGCGCGACGACATCGACGTGTTCATGGTCGCGCCCAAGGGCCCCGGCCACACGGTGCGCAGCGAATATCAGCGCGGCGGCGGCGTCCCCTGTCTGATCGCGGTCGCGCAGGAAGCCAGCGGCAACAGCGGCAACGGCCACGCCAAGGCGCTCGCCTTGAGCTATGCCAGCGCCGTCGGCGGCGGCCGCAGCGGCATCATCGAAACCACCTTCAAGGAAGAGTGCGAGACCGACCTGTTCGGCGAGCAGGCGGTGCTCTGCGGCGGCGTCACCCACCTGATCCAGGCGGGTTTCGAAACGCTGGTCGAGGCGGGCTACGCCCCCGAAATGGCCTATTTCGAATGCCTCCACGAAACCAAGCTGATCGTCGATCTCCTCTATGAAGGCGGCATCGCCAACATGCGCTATTCGATCTCGAACACCGCCGAATATGGCGACATCAAGACCGGCCCGCGCATCATCACCGACGAGACCAAGGCCGAAATGAAGCGTGTCCTCGCCGACATCACGTCGGGCCGCTTCGTCAAGGATTTCGTCCTCGACAACCAGGCCGGCCAGCCCGAGCTGAAGGCGAGCCGCAAGGCCGCCGCCGCGCATCCGATCGAACAGACCGGCGCGCAGCTCCGCGCGATGATGCCGTGGATCGCCAAGAACAAGCTGGTCGACAAGGCGGTCAACTGA
- the ilvN gene encoding acetolactate synthase small subunit produces MKITTEAGERHVLAITVDNEAGVLAKITGLFTARGYNIESLTVADITADHALSRITIVTSGPPPVIDQIIAQLDRLVPVHKVVDLADHEAHVEREIALVKVAGTGDKRIEALRMADVFRAKVVDTTLTSFIFEITGNSDKVDRFIALMRECGLVEVGRTGVVAIARGAEAL; encoded by the coding sequence ATGAAAATCACCACCGAAGCCGGCGAGCGCCATGTGCTCGCCATCACCGTCGACAACGAAGCCGGGGTGCTCGCCAAGATCACCGGCCTGTTCACCGCGCGCGGCTATAATATCGAAAGCCTGACCGTGGCGGACATCACCGCCGACCACGCGCTGTCGCGCATCACCATCGTGACCTCGGGCCCGCCGCCGGTGATCGACCAGATCATCGCGCAGCTCGACCGGCTCGTCCCCGTCCACAAGGTCGTCGACCTTGCCGACCACGAGGCGCATGTCGAGCGCGAGATCGCGCTGGTCAAGGTCGCGGGCACCGGCGACAAGCGCATCGAGGCGCTGCGCATGGCCGACGTCTTTCGCGCCAAGGTGGTCGACACGACGCTGACCAGCTTCATCTTTGAAATCACCGGCAACAGCGACAAGGTCGACCGCTTCATCGCCCTGATGCGCGAATGCGGGCTGGTCGAGGTCGGCCGCACCGGCGTCGTCGCCATCGCCCGCGGCGCGGAGGCGCTTTAG
- a CDS encoding SPOR domain-containing protein — translation MRSFRAAAFLALPLLALAAPAHADVKAGVDAWQAGDYQKAVAEWRPLAVAGDADAEFNLGQAYKLGRGVPADLVQAESWYRRAAKQGHLQAEDNLGLILFTANKRDEAMPYIKDSAARGEPRAQYVLGTAMFNGDYAAKDWPRAYALTKRASDAGLGIASARLVQLDNLISLDQRQAGLAMLPQIEKDEARARLAAVNAAAPPAPAKPVPSPIRIASLPVSAPGATYTPPPVIAPAPAPAKPAPTLSTPAAVAAATAASEATAAAAAARGGTPGTSYAAPPESGKLPPKAQPAPKPAPQPAPQPAKAVAVHTGTSSWRAQFGAFGVEANARNLWKTLQKSYPAVAGRSPVYAKAGAVTRLQTAGFASKADAETLCATVRKRGQACLVVSQ, via the coding sequence ATGCGATCTTTCCGCGCCGCCGCCTTTCTGGCCCTGCCGCTCCTCGCGCTCGCCGCGCCCGCGCACGCCGATGTCAAGGCGGGCGTCGACGCCTGGCAGGCGGGCGATTATCAAAAAGCGGTCGCCGAATGGCGCCCGCTCGCGGTGGCGGGCGACGCCGATGCCGAATTCAACCTCGGCCAGGCCTACAAGCTTGGCCGCGGGGTTCCCGCCGACCTCGTCCAGGCCGAAAGCTGGTATCGCCGTGCCGCGAAGCAGGGCCACCTCCAGGCCGAGGATAATCTCGGCCTCATCCTCTTCACCGCGAACAAGCGCGACGAGGCGATGCCCTATATCAAGGATTCGGCCGCGCGCGGCGAACCGCGGGCGCAATATGTCCTCGGCACCGCGATGTTCAACGGCGACTATGCCGCGAAGGACTGGCCGCGCGCCTATGCGCTGACCAAGCGCGCGAGCGACGCCGGGCTCGGCATCGCCTCGGCGCGGCTCGTCCAGCTCGACAATCTGATCTCGCTCGACCAGCGCCAGGCCGGGCTCGCGATGCTGCCGCAGATCGAAAAGGACGAAGCGCGCGCGCGCCTCGCCGCGGTGAACGCCGCCGCGCCGCCCGCCCCCGCCAAGCCCGTACCGTCGCCGATCAGGATCGCGAGCCTGCCGGTCTCGGCGCCCGGCGCCACCTACACGCCGCCGCCGGTGATCGCGCCCGCACCGGCCCCGGCGAAACCCGCGCCGACGCTCTCGACCCCGGCCGCCGTCGCCGCCGCGACCGCCGCCAGCGAAGCCACCGCCGCCGCCGCTGCGGCGAGGGGCGGCACGCCCGGCACCAGCTACGCCGCGCCGCCCGAAAGCGGCAAACTGCCGCCGAAGGCCCAACCGGCCCCAAAACCCGCGCCGCAACCCGCGCCGCAACCCGCGAAGGCCGTCGCCGTCCACACCGGCACCAGCTCGTGGCGCGCGCAGTTCGGCGCCTTCGGGGTCGAAGCGAACGCGCGCAATCTGTGGAAGACGCTCCAGAAATCCTATCCCGCGGTCGCCGGGCGCTCGCCCGTCTATGCCAAGGCGGGCGCCGTCACCCGCCTCCAGACCGCCGGTTTCGCCAGCAAGGCCGACGCCGAGACCCTCTGCGCCACGGTCCGCAAGCGCGGCCAGGCATGCCTGGTGGTCAGCCAATAG
- the ilvB gene encoding biosynthetic-type acetolactate synthase large subunit, translating to MTEMSGADMVVQALVDLGVDTVFGYPGGAVLPIYDALYKHPTIQHILVRHEQAATHAAEGYARSTGKPGVVLVTSGPGATNAVTGITDALLDSIPMVVLTGQVPTTLIGTDAFQECDTVGITRHCTKHNYLVMDPDRLGPIMHEAFHIATHGRPGPVVIDIPKNVQVATGTYSVPEIIQHASYRPQVNPDASAIAAAIDMIAASERPVFYTGGGVINAGPGASAALRQLVSLTGAPITSTLMGLGAFPADDPKWLGMLGMHGTYESNMAMNRADLIIAVGARFDDRVTGRLDAFAPEAKKIHIDIDRSSINKIVPIDLAIVGDAGRALDALVAAWADRGHKARDLGEWWRRVDGWRATRCLDFPEKKEPDADIMPQRAVKALFDATRGRDPIITTEVGQHQMWAAQHFGFSAPNRWLTSGGLGTMGYGFPAAVGAQIAHPNRLVVCIAGEASLQMNIQEMGTVAQYRLPVKIFILNNEWMGMVRQWQELTYESRYSNSYSDSLPDFVKLADAYGWTGLRIDTLGQLENGIRTMIDTPGPVIVDCRVAKLANCFPMIPSGAAHTDMILQPNDIVGTMDDEAKALV from the coding sequence GTGACGGAAATGAGCGGTGCCGACATGGTGGTTCAGGCGCTGGTCGACCTTGGGGTCGACACAGTGTTCGGCTATCCGGGCGGCGCGGTCCTTCCCATCTATGACGCGCTCTACAAGCATCCGACGATCCAGCATATTCTCGTCCGCCACGAACAGGCGGCGACCCACGCGGCGGAGGGCTATGCGCGCTCGACCGGCAAGCCCGGCGTCGTGCTCGTCACCTCGGGCCCCGGCGCGACCAACGCCGTCACCGGCATCACCGACGCGCTGCTCGATTCGATCCCGATGGTCGTGCTGACCGGCCAGGTGCCGACGACCCTGATCGGCACCGACGCCTTCCAGGAATGCGACACCGTCGGCATCACGCGCCACTGCACCAAGCATAATTATCTGGTGATGGACCCCGACCGGCTCGGCCCGATCATGCACGAGGCCTTCCATATCGCGACCCACGGCCGCCCCGGCCCGGTGGTGATCGACATTCCGAAGAATGTGCAGGTCGCGACCGGCACCTATTCGGTGCCCGAGATCATCCAGCACGCGAGCTACCGCCCGCAGGTCAACCCCGACGCGAGCGCGATCGCCGCCGCGATCGACATGATCGCCGCGTCCGAACGCCCGGTCTTCTACACCGGCGGCGGCGTGATCAACGCCGGTCCCGGCGCCAGCGCGGCGCTGCGCCAGCTCGTGTCGCTGACCGGCGCGCCGATCACCTCGACCTTGATGGGCCTCGGCGCCTTTCCCGCCGACGATCCGAAATGGCTCGGCATGCTCGGCATGCACGGCACCTATGAATCGAACATGGCGATGAACCGCGCCGACCTGATCATCGCGGTCGGCGCGCGCTTCGACGACCGCGTCACCGGCCGCCTCGATGCCTTCGCGCCCGAGGCGAAGAAGATTCACATCGACATCGACCGCAGCTCGATCAACAAGATCGTCCCCATCGACCTCGCGATCGTCGGCGACGCCGGCCGCGCGCTCGACGCGCTGGTCGCGGCGTGGGCCGACCGGGGCCACAAGGCGCGCGACCTGGGCGAATGGTGGCGCCGCGTCGACGGCTGGCGCGCGACGCGCTGCCTCGACTTCCCCGAAAAGAAGGAGCCGGACGCCGACATCATGCCGCAGCGCGCGGTCAAGGCGCTGTTCGACGCGACCCGCGGCCGCGACCCGATCATCACGACCGAGGTCGGCCAGCATCAGATGTGGGCGGCGCAGCATTTCGGCTTCTCGGCCCCCAACCGCTGGCTGACCAGCGGCGGGCTCGGCACGATGGGCTATGGCTTTCCCGCCGCGGTCGGCGCGCAGATCGCGCACCCGAACCGCCTCGTCGTCTGCATCGCGGGCGAAGCCAGCTTGCAGATGAACATCCAGGAAATGGGCACGGTCGCGCAATATCGCCTGCCGGTGAAGATCTTCATCCTCAACAATGAATGGATGGGGATGGTCCGCCAGTGGCAGGAACTGACCTACGAAAGCCGCTATTCGAACAGCTATTCGGACAGCCTGCCCGATTTCGTCAAGCTCGCCGACGCCTATGGCTGGACGGGCCTGCGCATCGACACGCTGGGTCAGCTCGAGAACGGCATCCGGACGATGATCGACACCCCCGGCCCGGTGATCGTCGACTGCCGCGTCGCCAAACTCGCCAACTGTTTCCCGATGATCCCGTCGGGCGCGGCGCACACCGACATGATCCTCCAGCCGAACGACATCGTCGGCACGATGGACGACGAAGCGAAAGCACTGGTGTGA
- the bioD gene encoding dethiobiotin synthase, with protein sequence MPRFVVTGTDTGIGKTVFSAALAGALGIPYWKPIQSGLEDETDSEAVARLAGVPIHPEGYRLVTPASPHRAAEIDGIILDPDALTPPAGDLLIEGAGGALVPVTRTWLYADLFARWQIPVIVCARTALGTINHSLLTIEALKSRRVPVHGIAFIGDAVEDSEAIIAEIGGVRRLGRLPIVEPLTPETLSAAFHTNFNLADFR encoded by the coding sequence ATGCCGCGCTTCGTCGTCACCGGCACCGACACCGGCATCGGCAAGACCGTCTTTTCCGCCGCGCTCGCGGGCGCGCTCGGCATTCCCTATTGGAAGCCGATCCAGTCGGGCCTCGAAGACGAGACCGACAGCGAAGCCGTCGCGCGGCTCGCGGGCGTTCCCATCCATCCCGAGGGTTACCGCCTCGTCACCCCCGCTTCGCCGCACCGCGCCGCCGAGATCGACGGCATCATTCTCGACCCCGACGCCCTCACCCCACCCGCGGGCGACCTGCTCATCGAGGGCGCCGGCGGCGCGCTCGTTCCCGTCACCCGCACATGGCTCTACGCCGACCTGTTTGCGCGCTGGCAAATCCCCGTCATCGTCTGCGCGCGCACCGCCCTCGGCACGATCAACCACAGTCTGCTGACGATCGAGGCGCTGAAATCGCGCCGCGTGCCCGTACACGGCATCGCCTTCATCGGCGACGCGGTGGAAGACAGCGAGGCGATTATCGCGGAAATCGGCGGCGTGCGCCGATTGGGCCGTTTGCCGATCGTCGAGCCGCTGACGCCGGAAACGCTGTCCGCCGCGTTTCACACGAACTTCAACCTCGCAGATTTCCGATGA
- a CDS encoding 8-amino-7-oxononanoate synthase → MTASPFHAHHKNLAALAADDRRRALAPRAGTDFASNDYLALAGSYALNEALAAGVARGLPAGSGGSRLLRGNHEEHEALEAHAARHYGSEAALFFPTGFAANAALFATLPQRGDLVVHDELIHASAHDGMKLGRAGRVDARHNDAQAFDDIIARWRRGGGSGTPWIAVESLYSMEGDRAPLADLAAVAGRHDAVLVVDEAHATGVYGPAGQGLAHDLAPCDNLITLHTCGKALGCEGALLCGPAIVRDFIVNRGRPFIFSTAPSPLMASLVRQALEIVANEPERSARLHGLVRHAEMRLAALGLPASGSQIIPVVIGDNARTMRIAAALQAAGFDVRGIRPPTVPHGTARLRIAITLNVGEREVDAMTGALAAAMADA, encoded by the coding sequence ATGACCGCTTCTCCCTTCCACGCCCACCACAAGAACCTCGCCGCGCTCGCCGCCGACGACCGCCGCCGCGCGCTCGCCCCGCGCGCCGGGACCGACTTCGCCTCGAACGACTATCTCGCGCTCGCCGGCTCCTATGCGCTGAACGAAGCGCTCGCGGCGGGCGTCGCGCGCGGACTTCCCGCGGGGTCGGGCGGTTCGCGGCTGCTGCGCGGCAATCATGAAGAGCATGAGGCGCTCGAAGCCCACGCCGCGCGCCATTATGGCAGCGAGGCGGCGCTGTTCTTCCCCACCGGCTTCGCCGCCAACGCCGCGCTGTTCGCGACGCTGCCGCAGCGCGGCGACCTGGTGGTCCATGACGAGCTGATCCACGCCAGCGCGCACGACGGCATGAAGCTTGGCCGCGCCGGCCGCGTCGATGCCCGCCACAATGACGCGCAGGCGTTCGACGACATCATCGCGCGCTGGCGGCGCGGCGGCGGCAGCGGCACGCCGTGGATCGCGGTCGAAAGCCTCTATTCGATGGAGGGCGACCGCGCCCCGCTCGCCGATCTCGCCGCGGTCGCGGGCCGTCACGACGCGGTGCTCGTCGTCGACGAAGCCCATGCCACCGGCGTCTATGGCCCCGCGGGCCAGGGCCTCGCGCACGACCTCGCCCCGTGCGACAATCTGATCACGCTCCACACCTGCGGCAAGGCGCTCGGCTGCGAGGGCGCCCTGCTCTGCGGGCCCGCGATCGTCCGCGACTTCATCGTCAACCGCGGCCGCCCCTTCATCTTCTCGACCGCGCCGTCGCCGCTGATGGCGTCGCTCGTCCGCCAGGCGCTCGAAATCGTCGCGAACGAGCCCGAGCGGTCGGCGCGCCTTCACGGTCTCGTCCGCCATGCCGAAATGCGCCTCGCCGCGCTCGGCCTTCCCGCCAGCGGCAGCCAGATCATCCCGGTCGTCATCGGCGACAACGCCCGCACGATGCGGATCGCCGCTGCGCTGCAGGCGGCGGGCTTCGACGTCCGCGGCATCCGCCCGCCGACCGTCCCGCACGGCACCGCGCGCCTTCGCATCGCGATCACCCTCAACGTCGGCGAGCGTGAGGTCGACGCGATGACGGGCGCGCTCGCCGCCGCGATGGCCGACGCCTGA
- the serB gene encoding phosphoserine phosphatase SerB, giving the protein MFVATLIAAGKLTDEVVREAIDRLDTTGHDVGAPHWIDEHDAADIFFQGSLVSARAELAKMDHGTLDVVVQPFGDRTKKLIIADMDSTMITVECIDELADYAGIKDQVAAITAKAMRGEVDFRGALTERVALLRGLDESVLAECRVERVRLTRGARTLVQTMKAHGAHSVLVTGGFTAFAGPVGEAIGFDTVVANRLLIEDGKLTGTVSEPIVDKDAKLETLKREAAKHGLPLGDTLAVGDGANDIPMLTAAGLGVGYYPHPAAAEAAAAVIRHHDLTALLWAQGYSRRSWVLG; this is encoded by the coding sequence ATGTTCGTTGCCACGCTGATAGCAGCCGGGAAGCTCACCGACGAGGTGGTTCGCGAAGCGATCGACCGGCTCGACACGACGGGGCACGATGTCGGCGCTCCGCACTGGATCGACGAGCATGACGCGGCCGATATCTTCTTTCAGGGCAGCCTGGTCAGCGCGCGCGCCGAACTGGCGAAAATGGATCATGGCACGCTCGACGTCGTCGTCCAGCCGTTCGGCGACCGCACCAAGAAATTGATCATCGCCGACATGGATTCGACGATGATCACGGTCGAATGTATCGACGAACTGGCCGATTATGCCGGGATCAAGGACCAGGTCGCGGCGATCACGGCGAAGGCGATGCGCGGCGAGGTCGATTTTCGCGGCGCGCTGACCGAACGGGTCGCGCTGCTGCGCGGGCTGGACGAGAGCGTGCTGGCCGAATGCCGGGTCGAGCGCGTGCGGCTGACCCGCGGCGCGCGCACGCTGGTCCAGACGATGAAGGCGCATGGCGCGCATTCGGTGCTGGTGACGGGGGGCTTCACCGCCTTCGCGGGGCCGGTGGGCGAAGCGATCGGGTTCGACACGGTCGTCGCGAACAGGCTGCTGATCGAGGACGGCAAGCTGACCGGCACGGTGAGTGAGCCGATCGTCGACAAGGACGCCAAGCTCGAGACGCTGAAGCGCGAAGCGGCGAAGCACGGCCTGCCGCTGGGCGACACGCTGGCGGTCGGCGATGGCGCGAACGATATTCCGATGCTGACCGCGGCGGGGCTGGGCGTCGGCTATTACCCGCACCCCGCCGCCGCCGAAGCCGCCGCCGCGGTGATCCGGCATCACGATCTGACCGCGCTGCTCTGGGCGCAGGGCTATTCGCGGCGGAGCTGGGTGCTGGGGTAG